The following coding sequences lie in one Hippopotamus amphibius kiboko isolate mHipAmp2 chromosome 17, mHipAmp2.hap2, whole genome shotgun sequence genomic window:
- the RUNDC3A gene encoding RUN domain-containing protein 3A isoform X1 yields the protein MEASFVQTTMALGLSSKKASSRNVAVERRNLITVCRFSVKTLLEKYTAEPIDDSSEEFVNFAAILEQILSHRFKACAPAGPVSWFSSDGQRGFWDYIRLACSKVPNNCVSSIENMENISTARAKGRAWIRVALMEKRMSEYITTALRDTRTTRRFYDSGAIMLREEATVLTGMLIGLSAIDFSFCLKGEVLDGKTPVVIDYTPYLKFTQSYDYLTDEEERHSAESSTSEDNSPEHPYLPLVTDEDSWYSKWHKMEQKFRIVYAQKGYLEELVRLRESQLKDLEAENRRLRLQLEEAAAQNQREKRELEGVILELQEQLTGLIPGDHAPLAQGSKDLTTRLVNQWPSLGTLNGAEGTNNPKLYRREGPHALHAGPLRLPGLHPQLQVPGELQIQRVPGERQSRGQPGPEPQLRSGVGSASPTCRLSSEPPVQATLQRTLSTQPGVSRETPFASSPV from the exons GTTCTCTGTGAAAACGCTGCTGGAGAAGTACACAGCGGAGCCCATCGATGACTCATCCGAGGAGTTCGTGAATTTTGCAGCCATCTTAGAGCAGATCCTCAGCCACCGTTTCAAAG cctgtgccccagcaggtCCGGTGAGCTGGTTCAGCTCGGACGGGCAGCGGGGCTTCTGGGACTACATCCGCCTGGCCTGCAGCAAAGTGCCCAACAACTGCGTGAGCAGCATCGAGAACATGGAGAACATCAGCACCGCCCGAGCCAAG GGCCGGGCATGGATCCGGGTGGCACTGATGGAGAAGCGCATGTCAGAATACATCACCACAGCCCTGCGGGACACCCGGACCACCAG ACGTTTCTATGACTCGGGAGCCATCATGCTGCGGGAGGAAGCCACGGTCCTCACGGGGATGCTCATTGGACTGAGTGCCATAGACTTCAG CTTCTGCCTAAAGGGCGAAGTGCTGGACGGGAAGACCCCCGTGGTCATCGATTACACGCCCTACCTAAAGTTCACCCAGAG CTACGACTACCTGACGGACGAGGAGGAGCGGCACAGCGCCGAGAGCAGCACAAGCGAGGACAACTCGCCCGAGCACCCGTACCTGCCGCTCGTCACCGACGAGGACAGCTGGTACAGCAAGTGGCACAAGATGGAACAGAAGTTCCGCATTGTCTACGCGCAGAAG GGCTACCTGGAGGAGCTGGTGCGTCTGCGCGAGTCGCAGCTGAAGGACCTGGAGGCGGAGAACCGGCGGCTGCGGCTGCAgctggaggaggcggcggcgcAGAACCAGCGGGAGAAGCGGGAGCTGGAAGGCGTGATCCTGGAGCTGCAGGAGCAGCT gacAGGTCTGATCCCCGGTGACCACGCTCCCCTGGCCCAGGGTTCCAAGGACCTCACCACACGCCTGGTCAACCAATGGCCATCACTGGGAACACTCAATGGGGCCGAAGGCACCAACAATCCCAAACTCTACCGGAG ggaaggacccCACGCCCTCCATGCTGGGCCTCTGCGGCTCCCTGGCCTCCATCCCCAGCTGCAAGTCCCTGGCGAGCTTCAAATCCAACGAGTGCCTGGTGAGCGACAGTCCCGAGGGCAGCCCGGCCCTGAGCCCCAGCTGAGGAGCGGCGTGGGCAGCGCCAGCCCTACCTGCCGCCTTTCCTCAGAGCCCCCAGTCCAGGCCACCCTCCAGAGAACGCTGTCCACTCAGCCAGGAGTCTCTCGGGAGACACCCTTTGCTTCCAGCCCAGTTTAG
- the RUNDC3A gene encoding RUN domain-containing protein 3A isoform X4 encodes MEASFVQTTMALGLSSKKASSRNVAVERRNLITVCRFSVKTLLEKYTAEPIDDSSEEFVNFAAILEQILSHRFKACAPAGPVSWFSSDGQRGFWDYIRLACSKVPNNCVSSIENMENISTARAKGRAWIRVALMEKRMSEYITTALRDTRTTRRFYDSGAIMLREEATVLTGMLIGLSAIDFSFCLKGEVLDGKTPVVIDYTPYLKFTQSYDYLTDEEERHSAESSTSEDNSPEHPYLPLVTDEDSWYSKWHKMEQKFRIVYAQKGYLEELVRLRESQLKDLEAENRRLRLQLEEAAAQNQREKRELEGVILELQEQLTGLIPGDHAPLAQGSKDLTTRLVNQWPSLGTLNGAEGTNNPKLYRRHSFMSTEPLSAEASLSSDSQRLGEGKRDEEPWGPIGSSEPN; translated from the exons GTTCTCTGTGAAAACGCTGCTGGAGAAGTACACAGCGGAGCCCATCGATGACTCATCCGAGGAGTTCGTGAATTTTGCAGCCATCTTAGAGCAGATCCTCAGCCACCGTTTCAAAG cctgtgccccagcaggtCCGGTGAGCTGGTTCAGCTCGGACGGGCAGCGGGGCTTCTGGGACTACATCCGCCTGGCCTGCAGCAAAGTGCCCAACAACTGCGTGAGCAGCATCGAGAACATGGAGAACATCAGCACCGCCCGAGCCAAG GGCCGGGCATGGATCCGGGTGGCACTGATGGAGAAGCGCATGTCAGAATACATCACCACAGCCCTGCGGGACACCCGGACCACCAG ACGTTTCTATGACTCGGGAGCCATCATGCTGCGGGAGGAAGCCACGGTCCTCACGGGGATGCTCATTGGACTGAGTGCCATAGACTTCAG CTTCTGCCTAAAGGGCGAAGTGCTGGACGGGAAGACCCCCGTGGTCATCGATTACACGCCCTACCTAAAGTTCACCCAGAG CTACGACTACCTGACGGACGAGGAGGAGCGGCACAGCGCCGAGAGCAGCACAAGCGAGGACAACTCGCCCGAGCACCCGTACCTGCCGCTCGTCACCGACGAGGACAGCTGGTACAGCAAGTGGCACAAGATGGAACAGAAGTTCCGCATTGTCTACGCGCAGAAG GGCTACCTGGAGGAGCTGGTGCGTCTGCGCGAGTCGCAGCTGAAGGACCTGGAGGCGGAGAACCGGCGGCTGCGGCTGCAgctggaggaggcggcggcgcAGAACCAGCGGGAGAAGCGGGAGCTGGAAGGCGTGATCCTGGAGCTGCAGGAGCAGCT gacAGGTCTGATCCCCGGTGACCACGCTCCCCTGGCCCAGGGTTCCAAGGACCTCACCACACGCCTGGTCAACCAATGGCCATCACTGGGAACACTCAATGGGGCCGAAGGCACCAACAATCCCAAACTCTACCGGAG ACACAGTTTCATGAGCACGGAGCCACTGTCAGCTGAAGCCAGTCTGAGCTCGGACTCCCAGCGCCTGGGAGAGGGCAAGCGGGACGAGGAGCCCTGGGGCCCCATCG gaagctcagagccaaATTAG
- the RUNDC3A gene encoding RUN domain-containing protein 3A isoform X5, producing the protein MEASFVQTTMALGLSSKKASSRNVAVERRNLITVCRFSVKTLLEKYTAEPIDDSSEEFVNFAAILEQILSHRFKGPVSWFSSDGQRGFWDYIRLACSKVPNNCVSSIENMENISTARAKGRAWIRVALMEKRMSEYITTALRDTRTTRRFYDSGAIMLREEATVLTGMLIGLSAIDFSFCLKGEVLDGKTPVVIDYTPYLKFTQSYDYLTDEEERHSAESSTSEDNSPEHPYLPLVTDEDSWYSKWHKMEQKFRIVYAQKGYLEELVRLRESQLKDLEAENRRLRLQLEEAAAQNQREKRELEGVILELQEQLTGLIPGDHAPLAQGSKDLTTRLVNQWPSLGTLNGAEGTNNPKLYRRHSFMSTEPLSAEASLSSDSQRLGEGKRDEEPWGPIGSSEPN; encoded by the exons GTTCTCTGTGAAAACGCTGCTGGAGAAGTACACAGCGGAGCCCATCGATGACTCATCCGAGGAGTTCGTGAATTTTGCAGCCATCTTAGAGCAGATCCTCAGCCACCGTTTCAAAG gtCCGGTGAGCTGGTTCAGCTCGGACGGGCAGCGGGGCTTCTGGGACTACATCCGCCTGGCCTGCAGCAAAGTGCCCAACAACTGCGTGAGCAGCATCGAGAACATGGAGAACATCAGCACCGCCCGAGCCAAG GGCCGGGCATGGATCCGGGTGGCACTGATGGAGAAGCGCATGTCAGAATACATCACCACAGCCCTGCGGGACACCCGGACCACCAG ACGTTTCTATGACTCGGGAGCCATCATGCTGCGGGAGGAAGCCACGGTCCTCACGGGGATGCTCATTGGACTGAGTGCCATAGACTTCAG CTTCTGCCTAAAGGGCGAAGTGCTGGACGGGAAGACCCCCGTGGTCATCGATTACACGCCCTACCTAAAGTTCACCCAGAG CTACGACTACCTGACGGACGAGGAGGAGCGGCACAGCGCCGAGAGCAGCACAAGCGAGGACAACTCGCCCGAGCACCCGTACCTGCCGCTCGTCACCGACGAGGACAGCTGGTACAGCAAGTGGCACAAGATGGAACAGAAGTTCCGCATTGTCTACGCGCAGAAG GGCTACCTGGAGGAGCTGGTGCGTCTGCGCGAGTCGCAGCTGAAGGACCTGGAGGCGGAGAACCGGCGGCTGCGGCTGCAgctggaggaggcggcggcgcAGAACCAGCGGGAGAAGCGGGAGCTGGAAGGCGTGATCCTGGAGCTGCAGGAGCAGCT gacAGGTCTGATCCCCGGTGACCACGCTCCCCTGGCCCAGGGTTCCAAGGACCTCACCACACGCCTGGTCAACCAATGGCCATCACTGGGAACACTCAATGGGGCCGAAGGCACCAACAATCCCAAACTCTACCGGAG ACACAGTTTCATGAGCACGGAGCCACTGTCAGCTGAAGCCAGTCTGAGCTCGGACTCCCAGCGCCTGGGAGAGGGCAAGCGGGACGAGGAGCCCTGGGGCCCCATCG gaagctcagagccaaATTAG
- the RUNDC3A gene encoding RUN domain-containing protein 3A isoform X3: protein MEASFVQTTMALGLSSKKASSRNVAVERRNLITVCRFSVKTLLEKYTAEPIDDSSEEFVNFAAILEQILSHRFKGPVSWFSSDGQRGFWDYIRLACSKVPNNCVSSIENMENISTARAKGRAWIRVALMEKRMSEYITTALRDTRTTRRFYDSGAIMLREEATVLTGMLIGLSAIDFSFCLKGEVLDGKTPVVIDYTPYLKFTQSYDYLTDEEERHSAESSTSEDNSPEHPYLPLVTDEDSWYSKWHKMEQKFRIVYAQKGYLEELVRLRESQLKDLEAENRRLRLQLEEAAAQNQREKRELEGVILELQEQLTGLIPGDHAPLAQGSKDLTTRLVNQWPSLGTLNGAEGTNNPKLYRRHSFMSTEPLSAEASLSSDSQRLGEGKRDEEPWGPIGKDPTPSMLGLCGSLASIPSCKSLASFKSNECLVSDSPEGSPALSPS, encoded by the exons GTTCTCTGTGAAAACGCTGCTGGAGAAGTACACAGCGGAGCCCATCGATGACTCATCCGAGGAGTTCGTGAATTTTGCAGCCATCTTAGAGCAGATCCTCAGCCACCGTTTCAAAG gtCCGGTGAGCTGGTTCAGCTCGGACGGGCAGCGGGGCTTCTGGGACTACATCCGCCTGGCCTGCAGCAAAGTGCCCAACAACTGCGTGAGCAGCATCGAGAACATGGAGAACATCAGCACCGCCCGAGCCAAG GGCCGGGCATGGATCCGGGTGGCACTGATGGAGAAGCGCATGTCAGAATACATCACCACAGCCCTGCGGGACACCCGGACCACCAG ACGTTTCTATGACTCGGGAGCCATCATGCTGCGGGAGGAAGCCACGGTCCTCACGGGGATGCTCATTGGACTGAGTGCCATAGACTTCAG CTTCTGCCTAAAGGGCGAAGTGCTGGACGGGAAGACCCCCGTGGTCATCGATTACACGCCCTACCTAAAGTTCACCCAGAG CTACGACTACCTGACGGACGAGGAGGAGCGGCACAGCGCCGAGAGCAGCACAAGCGAGGACAACTCGCCCGAGCACCCGTACCTGCCGCTCGTCACCGACGAGGACAGCTGGTACAGCAAGTGGCACAAGATGGAACAGAAGTTCCGCATTGTCTACGCGCAGAAG GGCTACCTGGAGGAGCTGGTGCGTCTGCGCGAGTCGCAGCTGAAGGACCTGGAGGCGGAGAACCGGCGGCTGCGGCTGCAgctggaggaggcggcggcgcAGAACCAGCGGGAGAAGCGGGAGCTGGAAGGCGTGATCCTGGAGCTGCAGGAGCAGCT gacAGGTCTGATCCCCGGTGACCACGCTCCCCTGGCCCAGGGTTCCAAGGACCTCACCACACGCCTGGTCAACCAATGGCCATCACTGGGAACACTCAATGGGGCCGAAGGCACCAACAATCCCAAACTCTACCGGAG ACACAGTTTCATGAGCACGGAGCCACTGTCAGCTGAAGCCAGTCTGAGCTCGGACTCCCAGCGCCTGGGAGAGGGCAAGCGGGACGAGGAGCCCTGGGGCCCCATCG ggaaggacccCACGCCCTCCATGCTGGGCCTCTGCGGCTCCCTGGCCTCCATCCCCAGCTGCAAGTCCCTGGCGAGCTTCAAATCCAACGAGTGCCTGGTGAGCGACAGTCCCGAGGGCAGCCCGGCCCTGAGCCCCAGCTGA
- the RUNDC3A gene encoding RUN domain-containing protein 3A isoform X6: MEASFVQTTMALGLSSKKASSRNVAVERRNLITVCRFSVKTLLEKYTAEPIDDSSEEFVNFAAILEQILSHRFKACAPAGPVSWFSSDGQRGFWDYIRLACSKVPNNCVSSIENMENISTARAKGRAWIRVALMEKRMSEYITTALRDTRTTRRFYDSGAIMLREEATVLTGMLIGLSAIDFSFCLKGEVLDGKTPVVIDYTPYLKFTQSYDYLTDEEERHSAESSTSEDNSPEHPYLPLVTDEDSWYSKWHKMEQKFRIVYAQKGYLEELVRLRESQLKDLEAENRRLRLQLEEAAAQNQREKRELEGVILELQEQLTGLIPGDHAPLAQGSKDLTTRLVNQWPSLGTLNGAEGTNNPKLYRRHSFMSTEPLSAEASLSSDSQRLGEGKRDEEPWGPIGKDPTPSMLGLCGSLASIPSCKSLASFKSNECLVSDSPEGSPALSPS; this comes from the exons GTTCTCTGTGAAAACGCTGCTGGAGAAGTACACAGCGGAGCCCATCGATGACTCATCCGAGGAGTTCGTGAATTTTGCAGCCATCTTAGAGCAGATCCTCAGCCACCGTTTCAAAG cctgtgccccagcaggtCCGGTGAGCTGGTTCAGCTCGGACGGGCAGCGGGGCTTCTGGGACTACATCCGCCTGGCCTGCAGCAAAGTGCCCAACAACTGCGTGAGCAGCATCGAGAACATGGAGAACATCAGCACCGCCCGAGCCAAG GGCCGGGCATGGATCCGGGTGGCACTGATGGAGAAGCGCATGTCAGAATACATCACCACAGCCCTGCGGGACACCCGGACCACCAG ACGTTTCTATGACTCGGGAGCCATCATGCTGCGGGAGGAAGCCACGGTCCTCACGGGGATGCTCATTGGACTGAGTGCCATAGACTTCAG CTTCTGCCTAAAGGGCGAAGTGCTGGACGGGAAGACCCCCGTGGTCATCGATTACACGCCCTACCTAAAGTTCACCCAGAG CTACGACTACCTGACGGACGAGGAGGAGCGGCACAGCGCCGAGAGCAGCACAAGCGAGGACAACTCGCCCGAGCACCCGTACCTGCCGCTCGTCACCGACGAGGACAGCTGGTACAGCAAGTGGCACAAGATGGAACAGAAGTTCCGCATTGTCTACGCGCAGAAG GGCTACCTGGAGGAGCTGGTGCGTCTGCGCGAGTCGCAGCTGAAGGACCTGGAGGCGGAGAACCGGCGGCTGCGGCTGCAgctggaggaggcggcggcgcAGAACCAGCGGGAGAAGCGGGAGCTGGAAGGCGTGATCCTGGAGCTGCAGGAGCAGCT gacAGGTCTGATCCCCGGTGACCACGCTCCCCTGGCCCAGGGTTCCAAGGACCTCACCACACGCCTGGTCAACCAATGGCCATCACTGGGAACACTCAATGGGGCCGAAGGCACCAACAATCCCAAACTCTACCGGAG ACACAGTTTCATGAGCACGGAGCCACTGTCAGCTGAAGCCAGTCTGAGCTCGGACTCCCAGCGCCTGGGAGAGGGCAAGCGGGACGAGGAGCCCTGGGGCCCCATCG ggaaggacccCACGCCCTCCATGCTGGGCCTCTGCGGCTCCCTGGCCTCCATCCCCAGCTGCAAGTCCCTGGCGAGCTTCAAATCCAACGAGTGCCTGGTGAGCGACAGTCCCGAGGGCAGCCCGGCCCTGAGCCCCAGCTGA
- the RUNDC3A gene encoding RUN domain-containing protein 3A isoform X2 produces the protein MEASFVQTTMALGLSSKKASSRNVAVERRNLITVCRFSVKTLLEKYTAEPIDDSSEEFVNFAAILEQILSHRFKGPVSWFSSDGQRGFWDYIRLACSKVPNNCVSSIENMENISTARAKGRAWIRVALMEKRMSEYITTALRDTRTTRRFYDSGAIMLREEATVLTGMLIGLSAIDFSFCLKGEVLDGKTPVVIDYTPYLKFTQSYDYLTDEEERHSAESSTSEDNSPEHPYLPLVTDEDSWYSKWHKMEQKFRIVYAQKGYLEELVRLRESQLKDLEAENRRLRLQLEEAAAQNQREKRELEGVILELQEQLTGLIPGDHAPLAQGSKDLTTRLVNQWPSLGTLNGAEGTNNPKLYRREGPHALHAGPLRLPGLHPQLQVPGELQIQRVPGERQSRGQPGPEPQLRSGVGSASPTCRLSSEPPVQATLQRTLSTQPGVSRETPFASSPV, from the exons GTTCTCTGTGAAAACGCTGCTGGAGAAGTACACAGCGGAGCCCATCGATGACTCATCCGAGGAGTTCGTGAATTTTGCAGCCATCTTAGAGCAGATCCTCAGCCACCGTTTCAAAG gtCCGGTGAGCTGGTTCAGCTCGGACGGGCAGCGGGGCTTCTGGGACTACATCCGCCTGGCCTGCAGCAAAGTGCCCAACAACTGCGTGAGCAGCATCGAGAACATGGAGAACATCAGCACCGCCCGAGCCAAG GGCCGGGCATGGATCCGGGTGGCACTGATGGAGAAGCGCATGTCAGAATACATCACCACAGCCCTGCGGGACACCCGGACCACCAG ACGTTTCTATGACTCGGGAGCCATCATGCTGCGGGAGGAAGCCACGGTCCTCACGGGGATGCTCATTGGACTGAGTGCCATAGACTTCAG CTTCTGCCTAAAGGGCGAAGTGCTGGACGGGAAGACCCCCGTGGTCATCGATTACACGCCCTACCTAAAGTTCACCCAGAG CTACGACTACCTGACGGACGAGGAGGAGCGGCACAGCGCCGAGAGCAGCACAAGCGAGGACAACTCGCCCGAGCACCCGTACCTGCCGCTCGTCACCGACGAGGACAGCTGGTACAGCAAGTGGCACAAGATGGAACAGAAGTTCCGCATTGTCTACGCGCAGAAG GGCTACCTGGAGGAGCTGGTGCGTCTGCGCGAGTCGCAGCTGAAGGACCTGGAGGCGGAGAACCGGCGGCTGCGGCTGCAgctggaggaggcggcggcgcAGAACCAGCGGGAGAAGCGGGAGCTGGAAGGCGTGATCCTGGAGCTGCAGGAGCAGCT gacAGGTCTGATCCCCGGTGACCACGCTCCCCTGGCCCAGGGTTCCAAGGACCTCACCACACGCCTGGTCAACCAATGGCCATCACTGGGAACACTCAATGGGGCCGAAGGCACCAACAATCCCAAACTCTACCGGAG ggaaggacccCACGCCCTCCATGCTGGGCCTCTGCGGCTCCCTGGCCTCCATCCCCAGCTGCAAGTCCCTGGCGAGCTTCAAATCCAACGAGTGCCTGGTGAGCGACAGTCCCGAGGGCAGCCCGGCCCTGAGCCCCAGCTGAGGAGCGGCGTGGGCAGCGCCAGCCCTACCTGCCGCCTTTCCTCAGAGCCCCCAGTCCAGGCCACCCTCCAGAGAACGCTGTCCACTCAGCCAGGAGTCTCTCGGGAGACACCCTTTGCTTCCAGCCCAGTTTAG